One part of the Bacillus sp. FJAT-45350 genome encodes these proteins:
- a CDS encoding toxic anion resistance protein — protein sequence MNQFKQENKMDDFLESVSGLGEDVQKDAGESLEALKKPVQEMMSNKNSSLPTQLHQLKEVVADLEPNYLKDGNVKKFINRLFRRNPIQQYAQKYKTVESQVDQIVEGLLSGKDRLQEDSLMLKELKVVARQRITALEEQMEIGHALNDMLEKEMTEEQWRDNPAQIQKGQQKVISRIKNMSQAVMVLQQSIASVDLIIENNEKLEEAIFNAITMTKNIITVTASIQLALGNQQKVIRAVKNVNEATESMLLSNAQMLKQNSEDTLKTLEEPAIAVDAFKKAYEDVFSAIQLTEQSNERIITSGKKFIEEMDTLNKEMKTKLLS from the coding sequence ATGAACCAATTTAAGCAAGAAAATAAAATGGACGACTTTCTAGAATCAGTTAGTGGACTTGGTGAAGATGTCCAAAAGGATGCTGGAGAATCTCTAGAAGCTTTAAAAAAGCCTGTTCAAGAAATGATGTCGAACAAAAACAGCTCACTTCCAACACAATTACATCAATTAAAAGAAGTAGTAGCTGATTTAGAGCCTAACTATCTGAAAGATGGTAACGTGAAAAAGTTTATCAACCGTTTATTCAGAAGAAACCCAATTCAACAATACGCCCAAAAATACAAGACAGTTGAATCACAAGTTGACCAAATTGTAGAAGGCTTGTTAAGTGGTAAAGATAGATTACAAGAAGACTCGCTCATGCTTAAAGAATTAAAGGTAGTAGCTAGACAACGAATAACTGCTCTTGAGGAGCAAATGGAAATAGGACATGCATTAAATGACATGCTAGAAAAGGAAATGACGGAGGAACAGTGGCGGGATAACCCAGCCCAAATTCAAAAGGGACAACAAAAGGTCATATCAAGAATTAAAAACATGTCCCAAGCAGTTATGGTCTTACAGCAGTCCATTGCTTCAGTTGATTTAATCATCGAAAACAATGAAAAGCTAGAAGAAGCCATTTTTAACGCAATAACTATGACTAAGAACATCATCACCGTGACTGCTTCGATTCAGTTAGCTTTAGGAAACCAGCAAAAGGTCATTCGTGCCGTGAAGAATGTCAATGAAGCAACAGAGTCGATGCTACTTTCAAATGCACAAATGCTAAAGCAAAATTCAGAAGATACGCTGAAAACTTTGGAAGAACCTGCAATTGCTGTTGATGCATTTAAAAAAGCTTATGAAGATGTTTTTTCTGCTATCCAACTCACTGAACAGTCAAACGAACGTATTATTACAAGTGGCAAGAAATTCATAGAAGAAATGGACACTTTGAATAAGGAAATGAAAACTAAACTATTGAGTTAA